From Vanacampus margaritifer isolate UIUO_Vmar chromosome 8, RoL_Vmar_1.0, whole genome shotgun sequence, a single genomic window includes:
- the LOC144057005 gene encoding uncharacterized protein LOC144057005, with product MPRQRCLNPKKEAMLYIDTGRDKHGLDVKYISEFKGRGVFACASFEKGNFLLEYHGALLSKQECERRQRLYHDKMKAFMFEFHFDGRTCCVDAATEDGSLGRLVNDDHINPNATMKYLNVQGKPHLCLFATRDIDPGEEITYNYGDSDWPWRSKESGQQNTSTSKLTVEETTSTAPTDALKSFQEHSDAEKSAQTSRVEHIEQCMMETRHSSMSLSQNDLSPPHNSSQKHSDAERSAQPSEVEDIEQCMMETRHSSMSLSQSDLSPVRREPLNNSQKHSDAERSTQPSEVEDIEQCMMETRHSSMSLSQSDLSPVRREPLNNSQKHTDTERSAQPLEVEGIEQCMMETSDSTLTLCQGDLSPALEPQTSSQKDCWKHLLEVSTLSPFDKCVLCLGHISSFTWTGYRCKACSRVWHLSCYRRKKAEDEILDSDEEQNSGSKYVPDSDEDSDSSMTLVPHQSKVRQKEGIPALPTNNSNSLDTHFPNDAGTSKCLLHRCHCWRNVRFRNF from the exons atgccaaGGCAAAGGTGTTTGAatccaaaaaaagaagcaatgctTTATATCGATACCGGAAGAGACAAACATGGACTTGATGTGAAATACATCAGTGAATTCAAAG GGAGAGGGGTCTTTGCTTGTGCTTCTTTTGAAAAAGGAAACTTCCTGCTAGAATATCATGGTGCACTTCTAAGCAAACAAGAATGTGAGAGGAGACAGAGATTGTAccatgacaaaatgaaagcattcaTGTTTGAGTTTCACTTTGACGGAAGAACTTGCTG TGTTGATGCAGCAACAGAGGATGGGTCACTAGGAAGACTGGTCAATGATGACCACATCAACCCAAATGCCACAATGAAGTATTTAAATGTGCAAGGAAAGCCCCATCTGTGTTTATTTGCGACACGGGACATTGACCCAGGAGAGGAGATTACATATAATTATGGTGACTCTGACTGGCCATGGAGAAGCAAG GAATCTGGCCAACAAAACACATCCACATCCAAGCTCACCGTGGAGGAAACTACATCTACAGCGCCCACAGATGCTCTGAAATCTTTTCAAGAG cattctgacgCAGAGAAGTCTGCCCAAACCTCCAGAGTTGAACAcattgaacag tgcatgatggagacaaggcactcctcaatgagtttgagccagaaTGACCTGAGTCCACCGCACAatagttctcaaaag cattctgacgCAGAGAGGTCAGCCCAACCCTCAgaggttgaagatattgaacag tgcatgatggagacaaggcactcctcaatgagtttgagccagagtgacctgagtccagtacgtcgtgagccactcaacaattctcaaaag cattctgatgCAGAGAGGTCAACCCAACCCTCAgaggttgaagatattgaacag tgcatgatggagacaaggcactcttcaatgagtttgagccagagtgacctgagtccagtacgtcgtgagccactcaacaattctcaaaag catacCGACACAGAGAGGTCCGCCCAACCATTAGAGGTTGAAGGTATTGAACAG tgcatgatggagacaagtgACTCCACGTTGACCTTGTGCCAGGGTGACCTTAGTCCAGCACTTGAGCCTCAGAccagttctcaaaag gactGTTGGAAACACCTTCTTGAGGTCTCAACACTGTCACCCTTTGACAAGTGTGTTCTATGCTTGGGACATATATCTTCTTTTACATGGACTGGATACAGATGCAAAG CATGTTCAAGAGTCTGGCATCTGTCCTGCTACAGACGAAAGAAAGCAGAGGATGAAATATTAGACTCGGATGAGGAGCAGAACTCTGGAAGCAAATATGTCCCTGATTCAGATGAGGATTCAGATTCAAGCATGACTTTGGTGCCTCATCAGTCTAAAGTACGACAGAAGGAAGGAATACCAGCCTTACCCACTAACAACTCTAACAGTTTGgacacacattttccaaatgacgctggcacatcaaaatgtttgcttcaCAGATGTCATTGCTGGCGAAACGTCAGATTCAGAAATTTCTAG